The Littorina saxatilis isolate snail1 linkage group LG15, US_GU_Lsax_2.0, whole genome shotgun sequence genome contains a region encoding:
- the LOC138948948 gene encoding uncharacterized protein: MILTLGLGLGGIVLATSVGLASVVVKAYSCAPASLLITLRHLFDFLFALTEVFCKMSTVVLLFIYNVASHFLGFFFDVLPGFVHFISTMISFLLWVFVHIIRGLLGLETKAMNTLSWLIAICALFLYIENKYQDIGVNFFVNGRLHLSRVLLRNRHAINDGGNYNTVNNNVAVVNEETEVDPEQLQENQQLEIENRENENEENALEEADRNRVNIDNVQNDQREMDRAEQARPPRFLPDDDSSDDDIDPNMCSVCLHRARGAALFPCGHTQLCRICARIIIAAQRPCPMCQTPIQEFRNVYV; the protein is encoded by the coding sequence ATGATTTTGACGTTGGGGCTGGGCCTTGGGGGCATTGTGCTGGCCACATCTGTGGGATTAGCGTCAGTTGTTGTCAAGGCCTACTCATGCGCACCAGCATCTCTGCTGATTACTCTTCGGCATCTGTTCGACTTTCTCTTCGCTTTGACGGAAGTCTTCTGCAAGATGTCTACTGTTGTGTTGCTCTTCATTTACAACGTTGCTTCTCACTTCCTGGGGTTCTTTTTTGATGTTCTGCCAGGTTTTGTTCACTTTATCAGCACAATGATTTCGTTCTTGCTCTGGGTATTTGTGCACATCATCCGAGGGTTGCTCGGCCTCGAGACCAAAGCTATGAACACTCTTAGCTGGCTGATAGCGATCTGTGCACTGTTTCTGTACATCGAAAACAAATATCAAGATATAGGTGTGAACTTCTTTGTGAATGGAAGGCTACATTTATCCCGAGTTTTACTCCGCAACAGACACGCCATCAATGATGGTGGTAATTACAACACTGTTAACAATAATGTTGCTGTTGTGAATGAAGAGACAGAAGTGGATCCTGAACAACTTCAGGAAAATCAGCAGTTGGAGATTGAAAATcgtgaaaatgaaaatgaagagAACGCACTTGAAGAAGCGGACAGGAACCGTGTAAATATTGACAATGTCCAGAACGATCAACGAGAAATGGACAGGGCTGAGCAAGCTCGGCCCCCACGTTTTCTCCCTGATGATGATTCAAGTGATGATGACATTGATCCCAACATGTGTTCAGTATGTTTGCATCGTGCACGAGGAGCTGCTTTGTTTCCTTGTGGTCATACACAGCTATGTCGAATTTGTGCAAGAATTATCATAGCTGCCCAAAGACCATGCCCAATGTGTCAAACTCCCATTCAAGAGTTCAGAAATGTTTATGTTTGA
- the LOC138948083 gene encoding E3 ubiquitin-protein ligase RNF26-like has protein sequence MGLFKTASDSFFNICSTLALTVNTITEWTAFVLHLNYVLVTNIYVSLCTVLNGTFVALEYILQAVFTVCVYIFDFLSEIYACLCALLVLLWRICVLFYKIFCLLFTGVETLVLGFWNGGILTYKTLHQSAMDVMETCQSTADYIAMLSQDFVMYVCGVLTTIGIVASSVVRALWMGIGYVPATVSLIPTYVATWVSKVWARCTMWVTYAFMGVNRETYLGILVCFFVYVIVTKLVHILHHRGLTFFPFRRHRQRNNRQTNRVDHFAFDRGFESDIDDADDVDNDNSAEESNGEDDEDETDAQTELTLSDNDSEDDNSAGSESDVSLNSQTFSSEESDHDIDVQLPDDDGYNLRERSSTPTRNMSKSMTHDDFAREMELERDKRKCVVCQDASKSVLILPCKHMCLCVKCANQIVRSYFLDRRICPLCRTRIEKVMDVFV, from the coding sequence ATGGGGCTCTTCAAAACAGCAAGTGACTCCTTTTTCAACATCTGTTCAACACTTGCACTGACAGTGAACACGATAACTGAGTGGACAGCTTTTGTCCTCCATTTGAACTACGTCTTGGTGACCAACATTTATGTTTCTCTGTGCACAGTTTTGAATGGTACCTTCGTTGCCCTGGAGTACATTCTACAAGCTGTGTTCACAGTCTGTGTGTACATTTTTGActttttgtcagaaatctatGCCTGCTTGTGTGCACTGTTAGTGCTTCTGTGGCGCATCTGTGTGCTTTTCTACAAAATCTTCTGCTTGCTCTTCACGGGAGTTGAAACACTAGTTTTAGGTTTTTGGAATGGCGGTATACTTACCTACAAAACTCTTCATCAGTCTGCAATGGACGTTATGGAAACATGTCAGTCTACTGCAGATTACATAGCCATGTTGTCCCAGGATTTTGTGATGTATGTGTGCGGAGTGCTGACGACCATCGGCATCGTGGCATCATCAGTGGTGCGAGCGTTATGGATGGGAATTGGTTACGTACCAGCGACAGTGTCCCTCATCCCTACCTATGTAGCCACGTGGGTGTCCAAGGTGTGGGCGCGCTGCACCATGTGGGTTACCTATGCCTTCATGGGCGTCAATCGCGAAACCTACCTGGGGATTCTGGTCTGTTTTTTTGTGTACGTGATTGTGACAAAGTTAGTGCACATTCTGCATCACAGAGGCTTGACCTTCTTCCCATTCCGAAGACACCGGCAGCGCAACAACAGACAGACTAATCGTGTGGATCACTTCGCCTTTGACAGAGGTTTTGAGAGTGACATCGATGACGCAGATGATGTTGATAACGACAATTCTGCAGAGGAGAGCAACGGGGAAGACGATGAAGATGAGACTGACGCTCAGACAGAGCTGACACTGAGCGACAATGATTCTGAAGACGACAACTCTGCCGGATCAGAATCTGACGTTTCACTCAactctcagactttctcttcagAAGAGAGCGATCATGACATTGATGTCCAGCTGCCGGATGACGATGGTTACAATCTTCGGGAACGTTCATCAACGCCCACTCGAAACATGTCCAAAAGCATGACCCATGATGACTTTGCGCGAGAGATGGAGCTTGAGCGAGACAAGAGAAAGTGTGTAGTGTGTCAGGATGCCAGCAAGTCTGTACTCATCCTGCCCTGCAagcacatgtgtttgtgtgttaagtGTGCTAATCAGATTGTGAGATCCTACTTTCTTGACAGGAGAATCTGCCCACTGTGCAGAACTAGGATTGAAAAAGTgatggatgtgtttgtgtga